A genomic segment from Aegilops tauschii subsp. strangulata cultivar AL8/78 chromosome 1, Aet v6.0, whole genome shotgun sequence encodes:
- the LOC109761288 gene encoding serine carboxypeptidase 2 — MTGRLPPAPAAAAAALAVLLVALTCLLRPAAAEASGHAADRIVRLPGQPAVDFDMYSGYITVNESAGRSLFYLLQEAPEEAQPAPVVLWLNGGPGCSSVAFGASEELGAFLVKPRGAGLVLNEYRWNKVANVLFLDSPAGVGFSYTNTSSDIYTSGDNRTAHDSYTFLAKWFERFPHYKYLDFYIAGESYAGHYVPELSQLVHRRNKGIENPVINFKGFMVGNGLIDDYHDYLGTFESWWNHGIISDNTYRRLKASCLNDSFIHPSPACDAAVDVATAEQGNIDMYSLYTPVCNSTSWSSSRRRPRGRYPWMTGSYDPCTAGYSTAYYNRRDVQRALHANVTGAMDYTWATCSHTINTHWHDTPRSMLPIYKELIAAGLRIWVFSGDTDAVVPLAATRHSIGALGLPTTTSWYPWYDDQEVGGWSQVYKGLTLVSIRGAGHEVPLHRPRQALVLFQQFLQGKPMPGQTTNATVA; from the exons ATGACCGGTCGTCTCCCCCCagctccagcagcagcagcagcagcactgGCAGTGCTCTTGGTGGCGTTGACGTGCCTCCTCCGGCCAGCTGCAGCGGAAGCGAGTGGCCATGCCGCAGACCGCATAGTTCGCCTGCCCGGGCAGCCGGCCGTGGACTTCGACATGTACTCCGGGTACATCACGGTGAACGAGAGCGCCGGACGGTCGCTGTTTTATCTGCTGCAAGAGGCGCCCGAGGAGGCCCagccagcgccggtcgtgctgtGGCTCAACGGCGGGCCCGGCTGCTCCTCAGTCGCGTTCGGCGCGTCGGAGGAGCTCGGCGCATTCCTCGTCAAGCCGCGCGGCGCCGGCCTCGTCTTGAACGAGTATCGCTGGAACAAAG TGGCTAACGTCCTGTTCTTGGACTCGCCGGCCGGCGTCGGGTTCTCCTACACCAACACCTCCTCCGACATCTACACCTCGGGCGACAACAGAACGGCTCATGACTCGTACACCTTTCTGGCGAAATGGTTCGAGAGGTTCCCGCACTACAAGTACCTTGACTTCTACATCGCCGGCGAGAGCTACGCAGGGCACTACGTCCCGGAGCTGTCCCAGCTGGTTCACCGGAGAAACaaaggcatcgagaaccccgtcaTCAACTTCAAAGGCTTCATGGTCGGGAACGGCCTGATCGACGATTACCACGACTACCTGGGCACGTTCGAGTCCTGGTGGAACCACGGGATCATCTCCGACAACACCTACCGCCGCCTCAAGGCCTCCTGCCTGAACGACTCCTTCATCCACCCTTCGCCGGCGTGCGATGCCGCGGTGGACGTCGCCACGGCGGAGCAGGGCAACATCGACATGTACAGCCTCTACACGCCCGTCTGCAACAGCACGTCGTGGTCGTCGAGCCGGCGGCGGCCCCGGGGGCGCTAC CCGTGGATGACCGGATCGTACGACCCGTGCACGGCGGGATACTCCACGGCGTACTACAACCGGCGGGACGTGCAGAGGGCTCTCCACGCCAACGTCACCGGCGCCATGGACTACACGTGGGCGACCTGCAGTCACACCATTAATACCCACTGGCATGATACTCCGAGATCCATGCTTCCTATTTACAAGGAGCTTATTGCAGCTGGCCTAAGGATATGGGTCTTCAG CGGCGACACGGACGCGGTAGTCCCCTTGGCAGCAACAAGACACTCCATCGGCGCTTTGGGTCTTCCAACTACTACCAGTTGGTATCCTTGGTATGACGACCAGGAG GTCGGCGGTTGGAGCCAGGTATACAAGGGCCTTACACTGGTGTCCATCAGAGGTGCAGGCCATGAGGTTCCTCTGCACCGCCCGCGGCAAGCGCTCGTACTGTTTCAGCAATTCCTGCAGGGCAAGCCCATGCCAGGCCAGACCACAAATGCAACAGTGGCTTAG